A region of Candidatus Dependentiae bacterium DNA encodes the following proteins:
- a CDS encoding MBL fold metallo-hydrolase, which translates to MKITFLGAVENVTGSKYLIEDADTKILVDCGLFQGGKELRTHNWDKFPIDASSIDAVVLTHSHIDHTGYIPLLVKNGFTGKIYCSKATFALSSILLIDSGALQEEDAKSANKYGYSSHAPALPLYTRNDAENSLKFFQIIDYDKILNIKSLKITLIQSGHILGSSFVTISDGKQKLTFSGDLGRPNDLIMKAPPHLKETDFLVLESTYGNKLHEQNDPIEAIGEVVNKTVAKGGVLIIPAFAVGRTQAILYCLYQLKQKKAIPDIPIYLDSPMAISVTDLLCKFKDELKLSTNLCMDICGIATYTRKVEESKQIDSVKGSAIIIAASGMASGGRVLHHFRHFISDSKNTILFTGYQGEGTGGRTLVDGTKEIKIHGKMYPVNAEIKAIESLSAHADYNEILQWLAYFENAPKKVFITHGEIEAAESLKKKIEERFGWFVVIPKYLESFELD; encoded by the coding sequence ATGAAAATAACTTTTTTGGGTGCCGTAGAAAATGTAACTGGATCTAAATACCTTATTGAAGATGCAGATACAAAAATTTTGGTTGATTGTGGCCTATTTCAAGGTGGTAAAGAACTTAGAACTCATAATTGGGATAAATTCCCAATAGATGCAAGCAGCATTGATGCTGTTGTGTTAACTCACTCTCATATAGATCATACCGGTTATATACCTTTATTGGTTAAAAACGGATTTACAGGCAAAATATACTGTTCAAAAGCAACCTTTGCACTAAGCTCTATATTGTTAATTGATAGCGGAGCGCTGCAAGAAGAAGATGCCAAGAGTGCCAATAAATATGGATATTCTAGTCATGCTCCAGCATTACCTCTGTACACTAGAAATGATGCTGAAAATTCTTTAAAATTTTTTCAAATAATTGATTACGATAAAATTCTAAATATAAAATCTTTAAAAATTACATTAATTCAGTCAGGCCACATCCTTGGTTCATCATTTGTTACAATATCGGATGGAAAACAAAAATTAACATTTTCAGGAGATCTTGGACGTCCTAACGATCTTATTATGAAAGCTCCCCCACATTTAAAAGAAACAGATTTTTTAGTGCTCGAATCAACCTATGGCAACAAACTACATGAACAAAATGACCCTATTGAAGCTATAGGCGAAGTGGTAAATAAAACTGTAGCAAAAGGAGGAGTACTTATAATACCTGCTTTTGCCGTTGGTCGAACACAAGCGATACTTTATTGCCTCTATCAATTAAAACAAAAAAAAGCTATTCCCGATATTCCTATTTATTTAGACAGCCCCATGGCGATAAGCGTTACCGACTTGCTTTGCAAATTTAAAGATGAGCTTAAACTATCGACCAATTTATGTATGGATATATGTGGCATTGCTACTTATACTCGAAAAGTAGAAGAATCAAAACAAATTGATAGCGTTAAGGGTTCTGCAATAATTATCGCTGCAAGCGGTATGGCAAGCGGTGGACGAGTTTTGCATCATTTTAGACATTTTATTTCTGATTCTAAAAACACAATACTTTTTACAGGTTATCAAGGAGAAGGAACCGGTGGGCGCACCTTAGTTGATGGTACAAAAGAAATAAAAATACATGGAAAAATGTATCCTGTTAACGCGGAAATAAAAGCGATAGAGTCACTTTCAGCGCATGCTGATTACAATGAAATTTTGCAGTGGCTTGCATATTTTGAAAACGCTCCTAAAAAAGTTTTTATTACTCATGGCGAAATAGAAGCAGCAGAATCACTAAAAAAGAAAATTGAAGAACGCTTTGGTTGGTTTGTCGTTATTCCAAAATATTTAGAATCCTTTGAGTTAGATTAA
- a CDS encoding excinuclease ABC subunit C — translation MYYVYLIQSIKDSSKTYVGSTANLVQRMKKHNSGASIYTSNFKPWKLITSICFNEKSKALAFEKYLKIGSGHAFAKKHFW, via the coding sequence ATGTATTATGTTTATTTAATTCAATCAATAAAAGATTCTTCTAAAACTTATGTTGGATCTACCGCCAATCTAGTCCAGCGCATGAAAAAACATAACTCAGGAGCATCTATTTATACCTCAAATTTTAAACCTTGGAAATTAATTACATCCATTTGTTTTAACGAGAAATCCAAAGCTTTAGCCTTCGAAAAATATCTCAAGATAGGCTCAGGACATGCTTTTGCTAAAAAACATTTTTGGTAA